One Cynocephalus volans isolate mCynVol1 chromosome 7, mCynVol1.pri, whole genome shotgun sequence genomic region harbors:
- the SLITRK5 gene encoding SLIT and NTRK-like protein 5, protein MYSVRCKKKAGDACTSRRPAPSGGKMHTCCPPVTLEQDLHRKMHSWMLQTLAFAVTSLVLSCAETIDYYGEICDNACPCEEKDGILTVSCENRGIISLSEISPPRFPIYHLLLSGNLLNRLYPNEFVNYTGASILHLGSNVIQDIETGAFHGLRGLRRLHLNNNKLELLRDDTFLGLENLEYLQVDYNYISVIEPNAFGKLHLLQVLILNDNLLSSLPNNLFRFVPLTHLDLRGNRLKLLPYVGLLQHMDKVVELQLEENPWNCSCELISLKDWLDSISYSALVGDVVCETPFRLHGRDLDEVSKQELCPRKLISDYEMRPQTPLSTTGYLHTTPASVNSVATSSSAVYKPPLKPPKGTRQPNKPRVRPTSRQPSKDLGYSNYGPSIAYQTKSPVPLECPTVCSCNLQISDLGLNVNCQERKIESMAELQPKPYNPKKMYLTENYIAVVRRTDFLEATGLDLLHLGNNRISMIQDRAFGDLTNLRRLYLNGNRIERLSPELFYGLQSLQYLFLQYNLIREIQSGTFDPVPNLQLLFLNNNLLQAMPAGVFSGLTLLRLNLRSNHFTSLPVSGVLDQLKSLIQIDLHDNPWDCTCDVVGMKLWVEQLKAGVLVDEVICKAPKKFAETDMRSLKSELLCPDYSDVVVSTPTPSSIQVPARTSAVTPAVQLNSTGAPAVGAGGGASSVPLSVLILSLLLVFIMSVFVAAGLFVLVMKRRKKNQSDHTSTNNSDVSSFNMQYSVYGGGGGGAGGHPHAHVHHRGPALPKVKTPAGHVYEYIPHPLGHMCKNPIYRSREGNSVEDYKDLHELKVTYSSNHHLQQQPPPPPQPQPKQQPPPQLQLQPGDEERRESHHLRSPAYSVSTIEPREDLLAPVQDADRFYRGILEPDKHCSTTPAGNSLPEYPKFPCSPTAYTFSPNYDLRRPHQYLHPGAGDSRLREPVLYSPPSAVFVEPNRNEYLELKAKLNVEPDYLEVLEKQTTFSQF, encoded by the exons ATGTACAGTGTGCGCTGCAAGAAGAAGGCGGGCGATGCGTGCACATCCCGGCGCCCCGCTCCCTCTG GAGGTAAAATGCACACTTGCTGCCCCCCAGTAACTTTGGAACAGGACCTTCACAGAAAAATGCATAGCTGGATGCTGCAGACTCTAGCGTTTGCTGTAACATCTCTCGTCCTTTCGTGTGCAGAAACCATCGATTATTATGGGGAAATCTGTGACAATGCATGTCCTTGTGAGGAAAAGGACGGCATTTTAACTGTGAGCTGTGAAAACCGGGGGATCATCAGTCTGTCTGAAATTAGCCCTCCCCGTTTCCCAATTTACCACCTTTTGTTGTCCGGAAACCTTTTGAACCGTCTCTACCCCAATGAGTTTGTCAATTACACTGGGGCTTCAATTTTGCATCTGGGTAGCAATGTTATCCAGGACATTGAGACTGGGGCTTTCCACGGGCTTCGGGGCTTGAGGAGATTGCATCTGAACAATAATAAACTGGAACTTCTGCGAGATGATACCTTCCTTGGCTTGGAGAACCTGGAGTACCTACAGGTTGATTACAATTACATCAGCGTCATTGAACCCAATGCTTTTGGGAAACTGCATTTGTTGCAGGTGCTTATTCTCAATGACAATCTCTTGTCCAGTTTACCCAACAATCTTTTCCGTTTTGTGCCCTTAACGCACTTGGACCTGCGGGGTAATCGGCTGAAACTTCTGCCCTACGTGGGGCTGTTGCAGCACATGGATAAAGTTGTGGAGTTACAGCTGGAGGAAAACCCCTGGAATTGCTCCTGTGAGCTGATTTCTCTCAAGGATTGGTTGGACAGCATTTCCTATTCGGCCCTAGTAGGGGATGTGGTTTGTGAGACCCCCTTCCGCTTGCACGGCAGGGACTTGGATGAGGTATCCAAGCAGGAACTTTGCCCAAGGAAGCTTATTTCTGACTATGAGATGAGGCCGCAGACACCTTTGAGCACCACGGGGTATTTACACACCACCCCGGCCTCAGTTAATTCCGTGGCCACTTCTTCCTCTGCTGTTTACAAACCCCCATTGAAACCCCCTAAGGGGACCCGCCAACCCAACAAGCCCAGGGTGCGCCCCACCTCTCGGCAGCCCTCCAAGGACTTGGGCTACAGCAACTATGGCCCCAGCATCGCCTACCAGACCAAATCCCCGGTGCCTTTGGAGTGTCCCACCGTGTGCTCTTGCAACCTGCAGATCTCCGACCTGGGCCTCAATGTAAACTGCCAGGAGCGCAAGATCGAGAGCATGGCTGAGCTGCAGCCCAAGCCCTACAATCCCAAGAAAATGTATCTGACCGAGAACTACATCGCTGTCGTGCGCAGGACAGACTTCCTGGAGGCCACTGGGCTAGACCTCCTGCATCTGGGTAACAATCGTATCTCGATGATCCAGGACCGCGCTTTCGGGGATCTCACCAACCTGAGGCGCCTCTACCTAAATGGCAACAGGATAGAGAGACTGAGCCCGGAGTTGTTCTATGGCCTGCAGAGCCTGCAGTATCTCTTCCTCCAGTACAATCTCATACGCGAGATTCAGTCTGGGACTTTCGACCCTGTCCCAAACCTCCAGCTGCTGTTCCTGAACAACAACCTCCTGCAAGCCATGCCCGCAGGCGTCTTCTCTGGCCTGACCCTCCTCAGGCTTAATCTGAGGAGTAACCACTTCACCTCCTTGCCGGTGAGTGGAGTTTTGGACCAGCTGAAGTCCCTCATCCAAATTGACCTGCACGACAACCCTTGGGATTGTACCTGCGATGTGGTGGGCATGAAGCTGTGGGTCGAGCAGCTCAAAGCGGGCGTCCTAGTGGACGAAGTCATCTGTAAGGCGCCCAAGAAATTTGCCGAGACCGACATGCGCTCTCTTAAATCGGAGCTGCTGTGCCCAGACTATTCGGATGTGGTGGTTTCCACGCCCACACCCTCGTCCATCCAGGTGCCTGCTAGGACCAGCGCGGTGACCCCCGCCGTCCAGCTCAACAGCACCGGGGCCCCCGCGGTGGGCGCGGGCGGAGGGGCGTCCTCGGTGCCCTTGTCCGTGTTGATCCTCAGCCTGCTCCTGGTTTTCATCATGTCTGTCTTCGTGGCCGCTGGGCTCTTCGTGCTGGTCATGAAGCGCAGGAAGAAGAACCAGAGCGACCACACCAGCACCAACAACTCCGACGTGAGCTCCTTCAATATGCAGTACAGCGTgtacggcggcggcggcggcggcgcgggcggcCACCCGCACGCGCACGTGCACCACCGCGGGCCTGCGCTTCCCAAGGTGAAGACGCCCGCGGGCCACGTTTACGAGTATATCCCCCATCCACTGGGCCACATGTGCAAAAACCCCATCTACCGTTCCCGAGAGGGCAACTCCGTGGAGGATTACAAAGACCTGCACGAGCTCAAGGTCACCTACAGCAGCAACCACCACCTGCAGCAAcagccgccgccgccaccgcagccACAGCCCAAGCAGCAGCCCCCGCcgcagctgcagctgcagcccgGGGACGAGGAGAGGCGGGAAAGCCACCACTTGCGGAGCCCCGCCTACAGCGTCAGCACCATCGAGCCCCGGGAGGACCTGCTGGCGCCGGTGCAGGACGCAGACCGCTTTTACAGGGGCATTTTAGAACCAGACAAACACTGCTCCACCACCCCCGCCGGCAATAGCCTCCCGGAATACCCCAAATTCCCGTGCAGCCCCACTGCTTACACTTTCTCCCCCAACTATGACCTGAGGCGCCCCCATCAGTATTTGCACCCGGGGGCAGGGGACAGCAGGCTGCGGGAACCGGTGCTTTACAGCCCCCCGAGTGCTGTCTTTGTAGAACCCAACCGGAACGAATATCTGGAgttaaaagcaaaactaaacGTTGAGCCGGACTACCTCGAAGTGCTGGAAAAACAGACCACATTTAGCCAGTTCTAA